From Arachis hypogaea cultivar Tifrunner chromosome 3, arahy.Tifrunner.gnm2.J5K5, whole genome shotgun sequence:
TCCCTTGCTTATTGGTTACTACTGACAGACAGTTAAGCTTCTTTTATCAAAGCAAATCTAATTTCTTTCTAAAAAGTGCTACCTTCTAATGCTATTAATATAAGAAATTCAGTATTagaaggaaaataaggaaaagttgGCAATGGGGTGTAGGTGGCATAGTTCCGTTCTATAAATAGTAGTACCTGTGGCTAGTGTTTCGTGGTTAGTGGTTACTTAAGATAAAGGTTAGCAAAATCAAAAAGAATATaaaggattttttttctttttttcttttttggcggTAAAGACTATATTATTATTGGAGCTAACTCAGCTAAGAAACAGTGAAGTGAGTCAGCAAACAGAAACCAGAAAATTACacaagcaagaaaaaaaaagcaaaaataaagaacCAAAACACCACTCAACTTGATTGACACACAGAAAATAAAGTGAAATTCTGTGATCTGATGAAATCAAAGCTTTGATCTTTGCTGTTAAACTAAGCCAATCTTCCATCCCTCCCAATGGGTCGCCTTGTCCTCTTTCTCAGTATCATCGTCTTCTTCGCATTCTCTTTCTTCTCAGGTAACAATACTCTTTCTTCCCATTCTTCAAAACCCAAACAAAAAAAACTCGGAAACTCGAACTAAAGATTTAAAAAAACCTATCTTTTTGCAGTTAATAAGGCCTGTTTTCTTCAAAATTCGTTCTTTCTCTTTTTGCAGAGGTACAATCAGCGTCGTTCAGGATTATTAACAAGTGCCGCCACCCAATATGGCCTGGGCTTCTCTCCGGCGCCACCTCGCCGCCGCTACCGACCACCGGCTTTCTCCTCAGCGCCGGAAGATCGAGGACAATCACCATCCCAAGGTCCTGGTCGGGTCGGATTTGGGCAAGGACACTCTGCGGCCAAGACTCCGACGGAAAGTTCTCGTGCGTCACCGCAGACTGTGGCTCCGGCAAGGTGGAGTGTGGTGGCGGGGGAGCAAAGCCGCCGGCAACATTAGCGGAGTTCACTCTCAACGGAGCTGACGGGCTTGACTTCTATGACGTGAGCTTGGTCGACGGTTACAACCTTCCGATGCTGATCGTGGCTCAGGGAGGGACGAGAGGAGGGTGCAGCGCCACCGGGTGCCTGGTGGACTTGAACGGCGCGTGTCCTTCAGATCTGAGAGTGGCGCGTGGGAATGGAACTAAAAGTGGTAGAGGTGGTGGGGTCGCGTGCAGAAGCGCGTGTGAGGCGTTTGGGGACCCAAGGTATTGTTGCAGTGAGGCTTACTCTACGCCTGACACGTGTGGCCCTTCGGCTTACTCGCTTTACTTCAAACACGCTTGCCCACGCGCGTATAGCTACGCGTATGATGACAAAACCAGCACTTACACGTGTGCTTCCGCTAATTACTTAATCATTTTCTGCCCTTTGCCTTACACCAGGTATTTTTCTCAGTCAAAATTACTCTTTTGACCATATAGTATATAGTCATAGTGATAGTTATATTCATATTTTAGTGTGTCTGTCGAAATATTGGTGTATATTAGTATTATTATATTCCTAAGGTGCGTTAGTTGATAATTGTGAGTGAGGCAACTGGGCAATTCTTTATGTTTTTAGTGCATGATTGGTGTGGAAGCTTATTGAAGGTTGGATTATTTTTTGGTATGTTCTTTTTTCCAATGTTTCGTTGTCCATGTCGTAGATAATTGACTCCATGTTTTGTGGTCTAAAGTTGAGGGTCCATTCATGGATTGGTTGGGTGAGCTTTTTCCTTTGTGCTATGTTCTCGAATATACTAAATTAATCATCATATACTTaattggaatttggtaatttgaaTCATTTTTTCATAACAATTTAATTGGTTTCCATGTTCAATCATTTTTCTTTGCAAGGTTGGAAGTTGGTCAGCTGTTTTTATAATTACATTTATAATTTGATCTCTGAACCAATGTGAACAAACTAAAAGTCTCTAAGTCTCTTTAATTATCTTAGTGAACAGAAACAAACAAGTTAATCATAATTCCATATGCTTAGAAGTGGTCATGCTTCCTAAAACTTTTGTGGTGTTTTGGATTCTGATGATTCTTATCCCAACACCAAATCATAAAATGGAACCAAAAGGGTATGCACACTCAATATTTCACATACTTTAGACTTGTGTTCTTCTAAGTAGTGCATAATGTGGCAAAATTGCCGGTGCATCCATAGCTAGTTTTCTTCGGCTTTTAAGTGTCATGTTTTGGATGGATCTAACATATGCCATGTACTTTGTTTCGACTTGAACAGCCAAAAGGTGCTTGGAGCAAGAAAAGATGGCGCGCCGCTTCCTCTGGTAAACAAAACTATGATGTACTTATCAAGGCCACACTCTGGCAGTTCTTCATCCTCAGGTCCGACCCGAACACAGAGTATTGTAGCTTATGTTGTGGCCATCGCGGTGGCATTTTTCCTCTTCTGCCCTTGTTTACATGCCTTATGATGACTTCCCTTTTGCATGGACAATTCAGGCAGATAGTGAGGCTCAATCTTAGTTCTACCAACTGTAAGAGCTCTTCAATCTTCATTAAAGTATCAAATGGCTGGTGCTGATTCCACTCAATCATGCAGGACTTGAAGGATATGATGTAGGAAACATTGTAAATTTCTTTTAACCTTTTTTATGTCATATCGTTTCTTTGACGTTAACATTGCAATATCCTCTATTCcgatttttatgatgagagaggctTAAAGAATTTCCAAGTAGTAGTACTCTGGAGTCGGATTTTGCAAGTTATGAGAGGCTCTATGGTACTTCAGACTTTATATAACTACAACAAAGTACTGTGTACATTGAAGTTTATGGATTCATGTTTTGTGCAGAGTTCTTCGATcagtattaaattttaaatttatacgaTAGAAACGCTTGAAGCCAATGGATTTGCATGAGTATCAATGTATCATTGTTAAAAGTTTCCACCAATGCCCATACTTGGAGGAATGGGAAATAATGTTTGCATTACTTTTTGGGTTATGGGAGCAATGGACTTATTATGTTACACGGGTCTTGTTGCTAGTCTTAAAGTGTGGCCCATTCTTTGGTCCGAAAAGCATGGCCCCATTAGTATATATCTAATGGATCATagataaatgagtaaatgacttaaaaaaacACAACTTTTGGGGAgagaatatattaaaaaattatataccagaaaatcaccaaaaaaatattaaaaactaaaatcaaCAGCTAAATTAGTCATCTAtctaaaatacatgttaaaatataaaatatatatgaaaataagttaaataacatatatttatatacaaatacatagtGATTGATTTggtagttgacttttttttttaagttaggaGTGAGAAATTCAAATCCGAGACCTCAAGGTGAAGATGAagagactataccatttgagtTATAGTTCGATGAAGCTGATTTTTTGTTTTGAACGTAATGATTTTGTAAAGAGTACTACTAGGGAGCCAATGGTCtaagtgtacaatgtgtacaatagcctattgagttacaaaatgaacatcacacatactatccagaataaccatctgaGTActaggataataaacatctcaggtcatgaaaccactcatccctgataagaaaaggtaacactaatggttatatttctaatactctctaaacctccATTGTGGACAgtgtacaaatattctattgactccctatactttcttttttgtaaaatcaaattattttactaaaaaaatccATTTCATGACAACTAAAATAAATTGTACCCTTGTTAAAAGATCGTGGCACAAGCAAAACATTTTTGTTTGAAAGTTTTATTGAGcccaatgatattttttatttcattgttaAAAACATCAATTATCAAGAGATAGTATTTCTTGTGGTTATACTATAGAACCCATGGGGAGGGAAAGGGGTATTTGTGTGTTAGGGTATAACTTGTCCCAAAAAAGGAGATAGTCTTTCTTTAGACTAATCTAATGTTATGCAATAATgaacttaattttaatatattattatgaaaatttgaataaAGGTTGACTGTGCTACATTACATTAATTGACTAAATATTTTGTTCTCTGGTTGAGACTGATTCCTTCATTCCAAAAGGGCTACATACTAATAACATAAGGACTTTATAAACTCATATTCTTATAACATCCCTCGCTCGCTTTATAATATTCTTATGACTATTCCGTCCTATCGCTAATTATGTGCAATTTTTAAAGAATCACTtatttcttactcctttctagtTTCATCTATACTGAAAGATGTATGACCAAATCTTCACCCTTTCATATTTAACAAGAAACATTATTCTATTATCATAATACAAGTTTAATTATCATTCTACatgataatatattaatattcatGGATCTTACATCATTGTGTTATAGTGTATTCCAACTTAACCAAACTTATCTCGTGAATGACATCAATTGAACGATGTGCAATTTGAAACATTGTAAATAATATTGAACATTTGAGTAGCAATTCAATTGGAACTAATACTTAAATTGGTTCTTgcaatttgttttaaattttaaattagttattaaaattttaattgtctcAATTCACTACCAGAAATACGGTGATTAGCCACGGAAAAAACCGtggctaaaatcaagaaaaaccGTGGCAATCAAGCATTAGCAACGAATGGGTATCCGTGGCTAACAAGGGCGACGCATTTTCAGTTAGCCACGGTTTTTGGCCTGTTAGCCACGGTTTTGTGACCCGTGGAGACATTTAAATAGCCACGGTTTTCACTATTTTAGCCACGCTCTAAACCGTGGCTAAATGACAATAATATAATCAACAAGTATAATTTTGCCACAATTTTGTCCGTGGCTAATATTGGTGGGCTGGGTTTTTTTGCCACAATTTTGCCCGTGGCTAATGTTAGTGGGTTATTTAGCCATGGTTTTTTCCGTGGCTAatcataaaagataaattaaaaaaatatatatatatatataataaagatgcTACTTAGTACAAAATTATAtcgtataaaattaaaaaaaaattagccatatCCATATAAGTAGAAttcttattaataaaaatatgaaatttaagtAATAATGTTGAAAAGCAAATATCCTGAACTAAATGAGTTTAAACTATTACAAAATCAAGTATCAGAATGCATCATTATTAGATCTCTAACGTTTTCATTGGAGTACCTACAAAAACATTCAAATAAGATTGTGTTATCTcttaattcatgaaaaaaaaatgttccaagacattatttaaaataatagtttaatgtaaaaaaaagtaaaaatgcaTACCCAATAAAACTGAGTTTTTATTTTCACAACATAAAACATATCATTAAACTCCTCATCaatcaatatattatatattgctagacttaTATCCTACTAAACAATTTTCAATTCAATTGTTTCATGTAAGTAAGTAAGATATCAGATTACAATCAAAATCATTTagagacagaatttaaaaataaaaatagaaatgtaTTAGCAATTAACAAGATCAATATTTTAGAGTAGAAAGTTGAACTTACCAGGTAAATATTGAGCATATCGAGCATGCGGATCTTCCAGGTAAGTGTCCCTTGTtccatggcaacatgcatccattaCTCTAAGTTACCATTGTTCACATATTCATCCATTAGTAGCTTAAATActgaaacaaaaacaaataaaaatgctattgataatacaAAGAAATAGATACTATGTACTCAGGAGTTGTGAGAgcatagataataatttaaaatgatttaCTTTGCTAAAAATAAATACCTGTTAACTCCCTCCAAGCAGGCACATAAGATGTTTATGTCTAACATGACCTATAGCCTCCACTTCAATTATGAATTCacttttcttattctttattaaataatttcaaatttcaatcacaCAACAACTTCGCTTTAATAATTGAAAGAAAACAGTCTCAACTACTGTCTAGTGTTATAATGAAAGAAAGGTTGAAAGAAGCAAATCAAATAAAGTATCCTTACAATTTTTTAAGAAGTTTTTTTACTGCCACCTCATTTCTATTGATCAACGTATAGAATGCTTCTTACCATTCTTGGAAATTCCTTCTTCTTCATACATCAAACTAAAATCTCTCTCGTTTGAGATAGTTTGATCTACATTGATTAACATTATTATGATCACAAAATAACACtcatataaaaagaaatattcacAAAGATTAGGCTCttaagtatataaaaaattacatatttaaAGAATGGATGCTACCATAGTGATCTAAATGGTGGAACTTCTTCTTGTGAAGTGGTTTAGAATATACAAAACTAAATGTATAAAGTTAGACTCAAaaataagaaacacaagaaatgataagaaatgtaaataataaCTCTTATTTGCTACCTTGCTATGGCTATGAGCATTACCAAAATAATGTTGATTTTAGGAATTTTAGCATATAAAGGAGAACTAAAGTTAATTAGGAATATAATTAATCACATTAGTACGTACTACTAAGTAGATAATTatatttatgcatttaaattatacTTTATACCAAAAATTCATTCTCTATACCATCAAAAGGATAAAtgaataaaacatgcaaatccaaGACAATGCATTCATCTCCACCAACAACAAGAAGAGAAAATTTAAATCGACCAGTATTTTAGAGAGGCAAGATTCAGAGCACTACCTCCAGAGAGAGTGACAGTGAAGGAGGTGCAATGAAGCAACCTAGGGTTCCTTCAAGTCTTCTTCGCGATTTGCCGTAGAATCGGATTCTACCGATTTTGCTTGCTTCTTCGGCGACTCGAACTGACGGTACTCGAACTGCTGCAAATCATGGTCCTTTCTCTTCCACAAAATGTCTAATGCGATCGTACTCAGAATTTAAACAGGAACGGATTGAGCATAACGGATTTACTCTGAAAGTTAGTTGCAGGAGCTAAGAAATTACGGATTTGGAGAAACTGAAGAGAATGTTATTAGCGAGAGGGATAGGTTGCATGTTATCAAACTTGAATCAATTACAGGAACTAACAAATAGGGAATTTGGAGAAAAAATAGTGTGAGGAAGTTATCGTAAAAACTGGGTGAGTGGGCTACTAGTTACGTTTAACATTACCGCTAGAAATTTCATTTATCTTATTATAAatgttaatttgaattttgtttagtgAAATAACtatcatttttaatttagaataaaatttaattttaataaaaatattaaattgtaaattttataactttaaattatattttaaaaattttacatacaaattagaatttagaattttgacccgttgaatttaaaaaaaatggcatcaataaaaattaaaataaataaacttaaaacttaaaaatttgatacctttgaattaaaaaagaataaaaatgttgtacatagttaaaaaatgaacttccataaagtttattttattttatttttattaaattaataaaatgttaataaatagatagaataataaaatgtagTTATAAAACTAATATTCTGAATTTTAAGAATTAGAACTTTGTTCATTAATATTGCACTAAATTAATAgtgaataattaaattagttattattctaATCAAttatagttaatattttttattttttagaattagctagagttattttattaaagataaatatgtacttttttttgtactcttttgatactctttttataattttaacattcatttttaattgaatcattttattttattactaaagTCTCTAAATTAATGCATAATGTGAAATTGAACACTGAAATTGTATTTGGCCAGAAAGAATacgaataaaaaaaaagtgagaactaaaaaatataaatagtaaaaTTGTATGTATATGAATTagtctttttttattatattacaaTATGATTTTTATAAAGTAATGAACAACACAAccacacaaaaaaattatttttaaatcaagaaagaaaaattaaaaaaagattcgGAAATATGGCAGAATATAATTTTTCGACGGTAGCACTagaaaggaagaagggagaaaaaATTAACAATTGGAGAATTGGAAAAGCCTGcataaaaattgagaaaaagtataaattgcataaaaatattttgaaagagaTGGAGAAAAATGCCAAATTAAAgacaaaattttgaagtaaaaatCATTTGAATTCATCACGGTGATCATTAGGTCTGTGGTAAATGAGGAAAGTCATCTCAAGTTAGCCACGAACAAATAAAACCGTCGAAAAAATCCACAAAATTTAGCCACGGAGGTACAAGACGTTGCAAGTGATTATCACGATCATATAATTTGCCACTATTTTTTATTCGTGGGTATCTTCCCGTTGGTAATACCCGTATTTCTGGTAGTGATATTTAGATCATGAATTTTCATTCTATAATTTTCGTtaacttttttaataatttttgtttaatactATGCTGATATAATATACTAACCTAAACAGTCAGCGTCatgtattaaaataatatttaattatgtaaaataaaaagatgatatatttagttatttactagTGACATGTGATATACTAACATAGACGATAATATCATATATTATAATACGATTTATCCACGTGCCAATTATCACAACATTATTTAAAAGGACAATTTGAATATTATCTCGTTCAATTGCTTCCATGATAATTTTAGGTCCTTTAATAGACCGTGTTATAATGTCTAACtaatttttgcaagcttccacATTATTCTTCATGAGATGCCTCAATCCATTTAATACAAAACGAACCGTTATTTTCTACAGACTTTAGGACGATAATATTCtttgaggaaaaaaaaaaaaagttaacacaACAAAGTGGGGGCTCTTTTTAAAGTCTTGAAcgataaaaaaccttaaaaagtTACAACCATTACTtgactttttggtaaaaatgggcCATAAATTCATTATTCTTTGTCCGAGATAGGACACTACTTAACCAGCCTTATATTCGTGCGTTTTTAAAAACTTCATCATGATTCTACCATGCAAGCTGTTAATCTCCTATTACTATGTGGAAACAATGCACAAATCAAAACCCCACTTGTTTtcgtttaaaaaaattgaatactaTACTGAATTATCACTTGTTTATGGAAATCCGAGCTTATAACCGAAATGAATTTGGTGACTCTGAGTTATAACTTAATTAAATagcttttttttatcataaaatattcATTGAATATAGTTGTCAAGATCGAACCAAAAATATGTGAGAATGTCCATGCAAATGATACTCAGACaaagttttaaaaaatgtataatttatataGCATGATTTGATTCCTATAGAACATACCTTAAAAAAAATGGGGAATGAAGAACACAGAGCTTTTACACTGTATTtggaacaaaagaaaattaaagaaaagaaaatgcagagaatgaaaatgaatgaaaaatttaatttttctttgattggatGTGAAAGGAAAttggatgaaaaagaaaaaaattgatgtGAGACTATGTTTAACTTTTCACTTCATCTATGCaaagaaaattgagaaaaatTTGTAAGTAagcataatattataaatttatcctttgtattatattaatatattataattttcatataatataaataaagatattaatataattttatttaggtatgattttttttttatccaaacaaaaaaatttatttattttttattttttttttcatcgaAATAACATACAaaaaagttttctattttttttatttttttctatttatttttttatttattttctattttacattttatctattttttattttgtatccaAACAAAGTGTTAGAGAATGAAGACTTGATCTTCAAATTTGATCCTAGAACTTGATCTTTGATAAGATATATGGAAGACAACTTATATAATAACACTTGATagctaagatatatatatatatatatatatatatatatatatatatatatatatatatatatatatatatatatatatatatatatatatatatatatatatatatatatatatatagctcagTGTTGTGATTATTTGACCTGGAAAACAGCAATGATGGTCCTTAAAATCGTTTATAAACTCAAAATgaatgcaaaataaaattgagttGAGTCATTATGAGTAACCGATAATTGtaggataataataaaaaaaattagtacatgAAGTCgaagaaattttttcaaaaaacaaaaagtacacACAAAGACCTCCCACAAGTATGATAGTAATAATATTGATTATAAATCAAATATAACGtcagtattaattaaaaaaaagacttGGTTAATGAGTGAGAAGTTAACAAATATatcctatatataattatatataactgcACTTTTATTATTTATCGTACATTTTTTGTTTGTCAACAATAATTGAAGTTGTTTTGGTAGTAGAACAATATTCATAATTTGAGAATTCTTTTCAGAATAAAGTAATAATTATATCTACTTCGGATTAATTATGTTTTTCAGGATAACAAAGGATGGACACATAATGTCCTTCTATtaatttattaacaaaaatttaatagtGATGCTTATATGTAACATCAACTAATGTGTTTATTTATGAAAATAGTTATATAGATAACAACTTTTGAAGTGAAACTTCACTTATTTTAATAGAATTTGTGATAAATAAAGAGCGGCTAATAAAGAATATATGAAAactcaaaagataataaatattttactgtccaaaattacattatttttctGCTCATATAACCTAATGAGATATAAACtattataaataacaaaataaatagacaattcaattttatttcacattagttattgataaaaaaatatatatgtctatcatttattattttagataacttaattaatattttttttaaaaaattaattaatttaagatcaatatttttaagaatttaattatcactttactcattctttttattataataaaaggtTGAAAATTcattacataataaattaataatacacCAATTGCCAAGGCTCAGAAACTCGTAAAACTATGATTACAATAAATAATTTTCATATCGTAACGTGATTAACTTATTATATTATCG
This genomic window contains:
- the LOC112789065 gene encoding thaumatin-like protein 1b isoform X2; this translates as MGRLVLFLSIIVFFAFSFFSEVQSASFRIINKCRHPIWPGLLSGATSPPLPTTGFLLSAGRSRTITIPRSWSGRIWARTLCGQDSDGKFSCVTADCGSGKVECGGGGAKPPATLAEFTLNGADGLDFYDVSLVDGYNLPMLIVAQGGTRGGCSATGCLVDLNGACPSDLRVARGNGTKSGRGGGVACRSACEAFGDPRYCCSEAYSTPDTCGPSAYSLYFKHACPRAYSYAYDDKTSTYTCASANYLIIFCPLPYTSQKVLGARKDGAPLPLVNKTMMYLSRPHSGSSSSSGR
- the LOC112789065 gene encoding thaumatin-like protein 1b isoform X1, whose protein sequence is MGRLVLFLSIIVFFAFSFFSEVQSASFRIINKCRHPIWPGLLSGATSPPLPTTGFLLSAGRSRTITIPRSWSGRIWARTLCGQDSDGKFSCVTADCGSGKVECGGGGAKPPATLAEFTLNGADGLDFYDVSLVDGYNLPMLIVAQGGTRGGCSATGCLVDLNGACPSDLRVARGNGTKSGRGGGVACRSACEAFGDPRYCCSEAYSTPDTCGPSAYSLYFKHACPRAYSYAYDDKTSTYTCASANYLIIFCPLPYTSQKVLGARKDGAPLPLVNKTMMYLSRPHSGSSSSSGPTRTQSIVAYVVAIAVAFFLFCPCLHAL